The Panthera leo isolate Ple1 chromosome D1, P.leo_Ple1_pat1.1, whole genome shotgun sequence region CCTCGTTGAGGGGGATGCCTACCCCGTGTGCctggtgctggggacacagcggTAAACCAAGCAGAGCAAAGCCTGCCCCGTGGAGCCATCGCCTGGTGGAGAGGTACAGACAGTACACAGACAGGGACCCAGAGCCCGATGGAGCAGATTGatgctttggggaaaaataaagtcGGATGTGTCGTCAGGCTGGGGAACGCTGGCAGGGGGGCCTGGCTGTGCTAGATGAGGTGTCCAGGGTGGACGTCCCCGTGACATACATTTGAGCAGAGGTCTGAAGGAAGTGAGAAGTCCTGTCATGAGATATGGCCAGTGCATCTGAGGGCAGTCAGGAAGGCCGGTGGGGCCGGTGGGGCCGGAGAGAAGTCGGAGGTCGCAAGCCAGAGAACCAGGGCCTGATGGGGCAGCGCCCTTGACCCTTGCAAGGACTCCAGCTCTGACAGTAGACAAGAAGGGCATCGCTGTAAGGTTTTGAGTGAAATGATGTGGCTTGACTCATGTCTCAGAGGCTCACCCTGGCTTCCGATCGAGAATGCCGAGGACAAGAGTAGAAGAGGGAGACCGGTTGGGAGGCCGCCACGACACTCCAAGCCAGAGATAATGGTGGAAAGGGTGGGCGCCAGGGAAGGTGGTTGGAGTCCGTTCTGAATCTGAAGGCAGGGCGAGCTGATGTGCCGACCGCCAGGCCGTGGGacgagaggtggggggaggaccCGAGGCCAGGTCCAAGTCTGGGACTGTGCACAGAGCAGCTGGGTGTGGGGGATTCAGGGAGCACGCGGGGGTGGACCATCGGGGACTGGGACCTGGCATGGTTGGATGGGGGCGTCTGGAGGCCGGGAGCAGGGCGGGCGGTTCGGTAGCTCGGAGGAGGTGTTCAGTGCCGGAGAGCAGGAGCAGGTGTGGTGAGCGAGAAGGCGGGAAGATCGTTGCTCTGGCGGAGGACGAGCCCCAGGAGGCTGCCAGTGAGGGAGAAGCAGTccaggggtgagggggagagagcgtCGAGGGCGAGGGAGAGACCCACCCGGTCCCATGCTGCCAGGAGGCCAAGTAGGCTGAGGACCCTGGGACTTGCGAGGGAGGTTCCAGAGAGGACGGCAGAGAGAATGACTCTCCCGGGTCTCTGAGCCCTCTGCCACCTCACCAGGTGCTGCCTGTGCCCTGCGCGGCCCCGCTTCGCCCCGGGAGTCACCATCGAGGAAGACAACTGCTGTGGCTGCAACGCCATTGCCATCCGGCGCCACTTCCTGGACGAGAACATGACCGCGGTGGATATCGTGTACACCTCCTGCCACGACGCGGTGAGGGGCCGCCCGCGCCGGGCCTGCACTCCCTCTGGGGCTGGGAGGTGGTCCCCGACCCCACACGCAACACTGGGGCTTCTCAGCCAGCCTTTTGGGGGAAGGGATCAAGGGAATAAGCAgtgagggcctggggagggggcggcggtCTTTCTAGACCCTGCAGGCAGGACAGCTGCTCTCAGGCTGTCTGAGctggaggggaggctggagggcagggcgGGCTGTGTgccgggtggggagggagcccccGCCAGCCCTGCGGGGCCCAGCGGCCAGGGGAGCCGATTCCGTAGCAGGAAGACCTGCTCAGGTCACTCATTCCCCAAGTCTAGCCCCACCCCAAGGCCATTCGGCTCATGAACCCCCTTATCCTAGGTCTATGAGACCCCCTTCTACGTGGCAGTGGACCATGACAAGAAGAAGGTGGTGATCAGTATCCGGGGAACCCTTTCCCCTAAGGTATGCTGCCTGTGGCTCCCAGCCCGCCCCTGTGGACACCCTCACAGCCCCCAAGGGGTGCCTGTcatcctcacccctcaccccacccctcaccccacccctcacccgtCCTCTCTTTCCACAAGGATGCGCTGACAGACCTCACTGGTGACGCTGAGCGCCTCCCTGTGGAGGGGCACCACGGCACCTGGCTGGGACACAAGGTACGCCCCGTTCTGGGCCCCTTGCCTTCTCTCCAACCCTGCTGGCACACAGACCTGTCTTGTTGCTGCAGTGGGGGGCCTCCCTGCTTgtgccacccccccaccacccccctgaGGTGCAGATTCGTCTAGAAGTTCACTGTGGCCCACCCACCAGGACCCCCACGGTCCTACCTGGCCCAGATACTGTCCCAGTAAAGCCTGAGGAGGCAGCACCTCACCCTACTTGACCTTCTGGCAGCACAGGACCCAGGGGGTCTCTCCCTCGCCCTCAGacgctctctcccctccctcactggcaGCCTCCTGGGGCTCGTCCTCCACCAAACCACTGGTTTCTGGTAGACAGACATGCCactcttctgagcctcagttttgtcatctgtgagCTGGGACTGATGTGAGAAAGTATCCACCAGGCCCCACAGCCAGGTGGTCAGGAGGGCCAAAGGGGAAACAGGACAGGATTAGTGAGCTTCCAGCCACTGGTTTTTACTGGTCTCTAAaagacctccctccctccctgcccgtgACACCCACCTCTGTTCCTCCTTACCCAGGGAATGGTCCTCTCGGCTGAGTATATCAAGAAGAAGCTGGAGCAGGAGATGGTCCTGTCCCAGGCCTTTGGGCGAGACCTGGTGAGGCACTTTCCCTGCCAGCGAGCCCTGGCCACGCTGGCCCTGCCTCCCCGAGGGCCACACTGGGGGCAGGATGCGTTGAACGGTGGCGCCTCCCCAGCAGGCCAGGCTCCTACAGCCTCCTTTGATGCCTGGCTCCCGGCCCCCTCCTCACTTGCTCAGTCCCTCCCACCTGCTCTGACGCCTTCCTCTTTTGCACCAGCATTTCTTGGGCTCCCCTGCTCAGCCCCACCCAGTTGTGAGCACCTGTTCCACGCCAGGCACTGGAGGCCCGAAGATGGTTCGGGCCAGGGGCTTCAGAATCTAGAGCAGGCGATGGAAAATCGTTGCAGAGCTGATCAAAAGGGGGTCACTCTGGTCGGGGTGATCTCCCGAGGTGCTGCCAACTGCTCTTCCCAAAGCCAAGCCGTCCCTGGTCCCCGGAGAGCCCAGTCTAGCGTCTGGGGCACAGAAACAGGGGCAGGTGAACAAGCGATTATAACAGAGTATAATCTTTGCAGAACGTACGCTGTTACACCAGAGTATGGTCACCATGTATGAAGGTCTGCCACAGGTGTAGATGCAGCGTCTAGGAGGAAGTCAGCCTCTCCTGGAAAATCAGAAAGGGCTTCTCCAAGGAGGTACTCTGAGCAAGGTTtggaaggatgagtaggagtttgttAGAAGAGTCCCCCCGACAAGTTGCTTTGCGTGAGTCTAGcttggccctctctctctgccccggcAGCCGCACAGCACAGACACGATCCCGGGACTCTGGGAAGACCCTTCCGCCTCCCTGGTTTCAGCTAGTCCAGACAGTCAGCGGGGCAGGGCTCTCAGGTTTCTCTCGGTTTTCAGGGCCGCGGAACCAAACACTACGGCCTGATTGTGGTGGGCCACTCCCTGGGTGCAGGCACTGCTGccatcctctccttccttctgcgcCCCCAGTACCCTACCCTCAAGTGCTTTGCCTACTCCCCACCAGGGGGCCTGCTGAGGTGAGCAGCCTGGGGCCTCGGAGTTGGCTTGGGTTGGCGGGGGCTAAAGCCTTGGGAGCCGGCCCCGGGCAGTCTGGCTTCTGGTCACACGGGGGCCTGGGAATGGCCCGCTAAGCGCGGGGGGTTGCTGCGTCAGATGCCAGGCAGACCCCAGGATCCACGCCCGGCAAAGCCTCACTGGCAGGAAAGGTGCGACAGGCGGCGGGCGGCCTGGCCTGGCACCCGTGAGCTCCCCGGAGGGCCTCGAATCACAAACTGACCCCAGGAGTGCCGGAGCGGGGCCCGCTCACCACCCCTGCCTTAGCACCCCCTGGCTTCCTTTGCAGCGAGGACGCCATGGAATACTCCAAGGAATTTGTGACAGCTGTGGTTCTGGGCAAAGACCTTGTCCCCAGGCGAGTCGCAAGTCACAAGTTATGCCCTCTCTCCACGGTCCCGGTCCCAATCCCGGTCGACTGTTCCTCCCTCCTCGGGGGATTCCCACCTCCCCGGGGGGAGTCCCAGAGACCCCAGAGCCGGAGGACGGGCGGCCCCACCCTGCCTGACCTCCCTTCCCTGGCTCGGCCCTGCCGAGCTGCTGACTCCCGCCTGCCTGtccacccctcccaccctgtgATCCTGATGGCGTggtctttttgtttctgtggctGCCATGTGCCTGCCCGCTCTGCCCCCACACCCCACGCCTCTCCCGGGCCCTGGCCAGGCCAGGCTGACACCCGTCTTGCCTCCTTCCCCAGGATCGGCCTCTCCCAGCTGGAAGGCTTCCGCAGACAGCTCCTGGATGTCCTGCAGCGAAGCACGAAGCCTAAAGTgagcccccgcccctccctcctgccagggCACGCTGGGCCCTGGGCACCTCACCTGTCCTGTGCCCTGCCTGTCCCTTGGCACAAAGCACAAGAGGCCCCAGCCATGTGAGGCCAGGCTGTGTGTGGCTGATGTCATGGGAACCCCAGGCCCTCAAACTCTCAGACCTCCAAGCTCACCACGTCTCCCTGCTCCTTGTACAgagggggaaaccgaggctgaggcccagagtgggcaGGGGACTTGCTGTTGCTTACACAAGCTGTAACTGAGTCAGGAAGGGAACCAAGGGCTCCTGAGTCCCCATCACCCAGAGCTTCCTAAAGTCAAGAAAAAGCAGGCCCGAAGCCCGGTGCTTCGACTTTGCGACAGGAAGCCCCCTGCCAAGCCCGCCGCGGCTCCCCGGGCTCCATGAGCCCGGCTGCCACCGCCAGAGGGGATCTGGGTGCACTTTGTTCTGATGTCCGCTGTGGCTAAGGAGAGGATCAGCCCTTCCTCATACCTCATCAGGTCTCAGAGGAGGACACTGGGGGGCTCCTCCTGTGGCAAGCCGGCCTCAGCATGCCAGGCGGGGGCGGGTGCTGTGGCCAGGTACCcggagacaggcaggcaggggcTGACCTGCACCAGCTTGTCCCCTGGGACCCCCAGGCCGGCCCCCACCCCATTAACCATCTCTGCCCAATTTGGCCTGTTCCCAACCTTGGTGCCCATGACCCTCCGGCAGGCAGGGCCCTGGGTCAGGCATCAGGTGGCAAAGGTGGGCAGGGCAGCAAAGCCTTAGGGGGCCATGTCTGCCTGGAGGAGCCTGGTTCTGGAAGGTAGAGCTGTTCCTATCAGACCCAGGCCTGTGCCCTTGTCAGGCCCAGGAGGCAGGTAGCTGGGAGCCAATCCAGACGTGCCCAGGCCTGGTAGGTGCAACTGCGATGAACTTCGGGTTCTGTTCTGTCTCTGACTCAGGAAATGACCTAGAGCAAGTCCCTTCCCTTTGCTGGGCTGTTTCCCCATCCTCTAGATAAGGGGTTGACTGCTCTTCCAGCCCCTTTCCAGCCCTGACATTCAACAGTGTCCTATCATCTGCCCTTGGCACTGTTTGGCCATCCTGGCCACCATATGCCTCGGCCACTGCCTCCTTAGGTGGGCACTGTCCTTCCCTCCACCCGTGGCCATCCCAGCTCCCACCTGTCACCAAGGGCCCTCCTTCTGAGGAcccttctgcccctgcccacccagccagccctgctcagctctctccccatctcccccctgccccgcacAGTGGCGAATTATCGTGGGGGCCACCAAATGTATCCCCAAGTCGGAGCTGCCTGAGGAGGTGGAGGTGGCCACGCTGGCCAGCACGCGGCTCTGGACCCACCCCAGCGACCTGACCATCGCCCTGTCAGCCAGCACCCCTCTCTACCCACCCGGCCGCATCATCCACGTGGTCCACAACCACCCAGCAGAGCAGTGCTGGTAGGGTGCTGCCCGCGACCCCGGTCAGCTGGGGGGGAGGCAGcggccaggggggtgggggaccgGGCTGGCCTTGCTTCGTCACCCCTCGGAAcgggacggggcgggggtggtgggcagaggctgggagatACTGGCCCGGGACGCTCACTGCAGGGGTCGCCCTATCCTGGGGCACTGGGAACGGAAGAAAAGTCCAGAGCGGGACTCCAGGTTCCTCCCTTGGCCGTGTCAGACTTTGTTCCTGAGCAGCTCTTCCCATTTAGGGGCCACGTAAAAGCAGAGGCCCTGGAGGGGTCACCCTGAGGCCCCGGCCAGCTCACACCTCAGGTGTCACTTGGCATCCCCTCCGGGATTAGACGGCAGCGGTTGTgacaggggcggggcgggggtgggagcgCGAAGGTGGACAAGCTACACATCGACCTCTCTTACTTTGTGCTCTCTCAGGGGGTCGGGCCTGGGTCCTCCTTCCCAGCGACCCCTCCTGCCCAGGGTTGGGGCAGGTGTGACCCCGGCCGCGAGCGGGTAGTAGGCTGTGTAGGGACGGCGGCTGAGGCCCATTTGGCATAAACGGttcctggctggggtgggggtgggggtgggggctcagggTGAGGCGAGAGCAGGGAGCCCGGGGACCTGGGGGCCTCGGCCAGGGAGTCACCCCCACTCAGCTTCCCTCCGGCGCCTGTGTCCCCAGCTGCTGTGAGCAGGAGGAGCCCACGTACTTTGCCATCTGGGGCGACAACAAGGCCTTCAACGAGGTGATCATCTCGCCGGCCATGCTGCATGAGCACCTCCCCTATGTGGTCATGGAGGGGCTCAACAAGGTGAGAGCCCCCGCGCGGCCCCGGGCAGTGACGTCACCTCAGCGCCCCGCAGCACTCTGCTGGGCTGTCTCCGTCCCCACGTTACGAGCAAGGGTGCAGACTCTCAGAGGAGTGAACCAGAGCTCGTGTTCTGGCCCCCACGCCCCCGCGGTCTACTTCGCCACGTGGCCCCGTAGTGGGGAGCTTAGGAGATTCCCAGGGACCTGTCCCCGAGGCGGGCTGAGCTTAGAGGGCCTGGAGGCCACCTGGCACTTGACAGGTGCACCACCACCCACGGGCACCCTCAGCCATCACCTGACCGCGGAAAGCTGACCATAGGGAAGGGAAACCCCAGCCTGGCCCATCTGTGGGGCAGGCCTTCCTGGTGGGGCagggacctggggtggggggacaggggcgGGGCCCGGCTCACCCCACGAGGCTCTGGCCTGAGAAGCCTGGCctgctgccccgccccccccatgtGATTGTcactcctccaccaccaccaccaccaccagcttgCCCGACCCGTCCCCAGGTGCTGGAGAACTACAACAAGGGAAAGACGGCCCTGCTCTCTGCTGCTAAGGTCATGGTGAGCCCCACTGAGGTGGACCTGACTCCCGAGCTGATCTTCCAGCAGCAGCCGCTGCCCACAGGGCCACCCGTGCCCGCCGGCCTCGCCCTAGAGCTGCCCACCGCAGACCACCGAAATAGCAGCGTCAGGTGAGCCCCGGgcgcccagccccagcccaccccagaggCCGCTACAGGTGCCACAGTGTGTCCCAGAGCACGACTGTCTGTGCGCGTGTGTACTCTGTGCACGTACTGGGCCCACGTGTTCACGGAGCTCTGCGCACGTGCACAGGAGAACTCGATCTCGATcccctctgctcagggtctcccGATCAGCTCCCACTGCCCCCGAGCCTGCCATCACTGAAGCCCGCGTGGGATAGTGGCCGTCTAGGGACGCACAGACACACGGCCACAAGCACACAGGTTCGCTCGTGGCCATCTGGTCCCAAACAGATGGATACCCACGCACTTACATACGTGCACACGTACGTGTTCGTGTTGAAGCAGACACGTGCACATACGTGTTCACAAATAGCTCTAAGTGCACAGAGAGCCCACGCCAAGACAGGCAGCCGTGCACGTGAATGCGTGAGTGCACCTGTGCCCAGACCGAACCACGGAGACACGTTTGGGGTAGCTGACATACAGACGCTTGGTGTGCCTGCCGTACACAGAACACAGAGCCGTGTGTGCATGCTCCCAGGCCCACCCACACTCCGTATTCACGCACACTCTTGCCAGGGGGTGGCTCTTACAGGGTGCCTCCTGGCGGGTGGGAGTCTTCCTGGCCCTCTGGGACCCTGCCCGCCCAGGTTACAGATTTGGCCAGGAGGCTGCTCAGAAGGGTGGTCGCTGCTTCCTCGCCCTTGGTGGGGACACCTGGACGTCTCTCGCTCTCCCATTTGTGCATTTCCTGTGGCAACTACATGACCACATGAGGGAGCCAGCGTCCCCTCGCAGCAGCGGCTGCATCACCGCCCCCCCCTCCGGCCCCCCACCCCATTGCCCTGTCCGGTCCCTTCCGCAGAGGGCTCCAACCCATGGCAGAGGCTGGAGGAACCCCAGTGTGAGGAAGGAAGTGATCACAGtcctgggagaggtggggggagatgggggtggggggagataggGGGGTGGGGAAGTATGGTGCTGGTGCTGAGGGTCTGAGAACCTGTGGGGGCAGCTCTGGGAAGTGCTCttaccccttccccctccccgcttccccctctcccctccccccttccctctccccccccacccccaccattgcCTCATGAGTGACCTGGGGCAGCcagtctctctgagtctcaggctACCCACAGGTACAAGGTGCCCCAGCAGTGCTCCCAGCGGGGGCCTTAGGCCTTCAGGGCTCCTTACCCACAGCATCAGCCAAACaggagttgtttttaaaaaacaacggtccctggggcgcctgggtgtttcagtcggttaagcctccgactcttgattttggctcaggtcatgatctcacggtttgtgagttcaaggcccacatcaggctcggagctgacagtgtggagcctgcttcggatcctctgtcttctctctctctctctctctctctctctctccctctccctccctctctccccctgccctgccctgcccctgctcactcgctctgtcaaaataaatgaacataaataaataagtaagtaagggtccctggggcgcctgggcggctcagtaggttaagggtcggACTCTTGAtcaaggctcaggtcatgatctcacggttcggttcttgagtttaagccccacctcCGGctccttgcttgggattctgtctctccttctttctgcccctcacctccttgtgcgctctctcgctcgctctcaaaataaacttttaaaaagccctttttaagaaataaataaaaaaactgaaaaagaaaaaaaataagggccCCTGCCCCGGGCCGTTCAACAACCGCGAAATTgactttcccctcctctcctccccgagGTCCCTCCCGCCCGGAGCGAGTGGGAggagtctctgcccctcctgagtctcacgcccctccctgccccgccctcccctcTGTAGGAGCAAGTCCCAGTCCGAGGTGAGCCTGGAGGGCTTCTCCGAGGGGCGGCTGCTGTCCCCGGTGGCCGCGGCCGCAGCGGCCCGCCAGGACCCCgtggagctgctgctgctgtccaCCCAGGAGCGGCTGGCGGCGGAGCTGCAGGCCCGGCGGGCGCCGCTGGCCACCATGGAGAGCCTCTCAGACACCGAGTCGCTGTACAGCTTCGACTCGCGCCGCTCGTCAGGCTTCCGCAGCATCCGCGGCTCACCCAGCCTCCACGCCGTGCTGGAGCGCGACGAGGGCCACCTCTTCTACATCGACCCCGCCATCCCGGAGGAGAACCCGTCCCTGAGCTCGCGCACCGAGCTGCTGGCGGCCGACAGCCTGTCCAAGCACTCCCAGGACACGCAGCCCCTGGAGGCGGCCCTGGGCAGCGGGGGCGTCACCCCGGAGCGGCCCCCCAGCGCGGCGGCCAacgaggaggaggggggcggcggcgacggcggcggggCGGCCCCGGGGGCCGAGCTCGCGCTGCACAacgggcgcctgggggactcgcCCAGCCCTCAGGTGCTGGAGTTCGCCGAGTTCATCGACAGCCTCTTCAACCTGGACAGTAAGAGCAGCTCCTTCCAGGACCTCTACTGCATGGTGGTGCCCGAGAGCCCCACCAGCGACTACGCCGAGGGCCCCAAGTCCCCCAGCCAGCAAGAGATCCTGCTCCGCGCCCAGTTCGAGCCCAACCTGGTGCCCAAGCCCCCGAGGCTGTTTGCCGGCTCGGCCGACCCCTCCTCGGGCATCTCACTCTCGCCCTCTTTCCCGCTCAGCTCCTCGGGGGAGCCCATGGACCTGTCGCCCACGGGTCTcagcagccaggagtgcctggcaGTGGACAAGATCCGGACTTCTACCCCAACCGGCCGAGGGGCCAGCCCCGCCAAGCAGGACGACCTGGTCATCTCGGCTCGCTAGCACCCCAGGCGTGGCTGCCGGCTGAGGCCCAGGCCAGAGTAGGTGGCCCCCCGGGCTCCTGGTGGCTGCCCCCAGGGCCAGGCCGCTTTGAGGAGAGGCCCCCAGGGGCCGGTTTAGCCTCAGGCACGGGGCACTGCTGCTGAGCTGGGGGTCCACGTCCCTACCTCAGCTTAGGACCACCAGGCGGCTGGGATCTGGGTCCTCCAGACTGGGGAGGGGTGTGATGCAGGGGGGAGCCTGGGGCAGCCGGCCCGGTGGGCAGGGCAGCGCTCTGCGCTCTCGGCCTGCCTGTCCCCCACAGGGCATCCCGGCACCCCCTATTCCAGGACCGGCAGTGGGCATGCTGACTCCCCATCACTGCCCTCTGGCTGCTCTCCCAGGGCCCAGATGGAGAGCAGCCCTCTCCCCACATATTCACGTCTGTGGTCCAGGCTGGCATCTGCCCTGGCCACCCCCCAGATCTGGTGCCTGCTGGCCAGCCCCCTGGGGTGACCCCACACCAAGGTGGCCCGCAGTGCTGTGTATGTTTACAGAAGCCACTGGGCTGGGCTCGGGATGTTTCCTGGGCTTGcaagcccccctctcccccatcgtGTGTTctgagcagggaaaggaggaaggccaggctccacagagcccaaggcagccATGGAGcctggaggggcctggaggggcctggaggggccTGGAGGAGGGTGGGATCAAGACTGCCGCTTCTCTGCTCCGTGCCCCTCATGCCGATCCCTCTGGCAGTGGGTCCTGGGCACCCTGGCCTGCCCTGTCTGCCCATTAGTTCCTGGCTTGCCTTCTACCCCCAGGGATCCTGGCCACTCAAAGGGTGGAGGGCACAGGTGTGACCACTCCTGGCTGCAGAGTCAGTGCCCTGGGAAGAAGGAGGGCACCCAAATCCCCCTTCCTTTGAGGGCTCCGTGTAACCCCTTTATATCACCTCGCCCCCACGCCTAGGCAGCCTCGGGCCCTGGGATCTGAAACCAGACatgcctccaccccccccccagcccccctcttcACTGGCCTGAGCTCCTTCCTGGCAGCGGGGGTTTTCTTCcctactccctgccccccccccccatcaatgTCCTGTCGGCAGGAAGCGAGGCCAAGAGCAGGGTATTTTGGGACCCAACTAAAGGAGGTGCAGGAGGGCCAGGGGCTCTGGGGCTGTCCTGGGTTACTGGAGGCCTCCCCAGCCCACACCTGAGGGGGGTTCCTTCCCTGCTGGGTTGGGGAACCACAGGGAGGTGGAGGCCAGCCTTTCCCCAGAAGCCCAGTGGGGGAAGGTCCGAGCTGGCGTggcgcgtgtgtgcatgtgcatgagtgtgtggcGCTCCTGAGGAAGGGGCTGCTGGGGCCCCCGCCCCACCCTACCTGCCCTGCCACTTTCCCAGCCTGCCAAGAACACAGCCAGTGACTGTGATGGGGGCCCGTGCCCGGGGcagggggttggtggggggagcgGCGCACAGGACGGGCTCGGTCTCAGATGTGTCCTACCTGCTGCTCTGATCCCCGGTTTGGAAAACTGATGTGTGCCCAGACGCTGACTGCCCGCTTGTGCCTTCGTCTCCTCGGAGGCATACTCCCCCACTCTGGCCCCGCACGGCCTCTCCGGGGCTGCTAGACGCACTCCCCTGACCAAGACGCCCCGCCCCACACCCTCATCTCATGATGACTCCTATCTGGGGCCTGCGTCCTGACCCTGGTCCCACACACAGCTGGGACTGGCCTGGACACTGCCCTAGGACCCCTGCCCACCCTGACGGATGGAAACAGAGACCTGGGagctgggcctccctccctctctgacacCCACCCTCTCCCAAGACTCCAGGAcactcacccccccacccccacccccaccccccccacccccggctgcaGGCCCGCTGCTGGCATAGCCTGGGCCCAGCgcagaaacaaaatggaatcagTAGCtcttagagtttaaaaaaaacaaacaaacaaaaaaacaaatcgtAAATCAGAGTAAAGTTCCAACAAGCACCTCAGCCAATTGCAGGGAGAGACTTGGTGTCTGGCCTTTCAATTCCTCCTCTGCCAGGGTGGCCCTGGGACCTCTAAGGGGGCGTGGTCCCCACCCACGCCCAGGACTGAGCCATCAGGgacagaccccccacccccaagcccgcAGCCACACGAAGGTTACAGACTTGGGGCTGGGGCAGGCTCGGACTCAGCCCTGGAGGCCCCAGGGTCAGCCCACCCCgaacccgccccctccccaccgcacCCCTGCAGGATGGGCCTGCTGcccatctctcccctcctcccgaCACCGCACTTGGGGGGTCTGAGCCACCCCCCTCAGCCCAGCTAGGCTCAGACCCactccccctctgtcccccagaCTGCAGCACAAGCTTTCCCAGCCTCGAGCGGGCCTGTCCTCCCAGGGGCCTGGG contains the following coding sequences:
- the DAGLA gene encoding diacylglycerol lipase-alpha; protein product: MPGIVVFRRRWSVGSDDLVLPAIFLFLLHTTWFVILSVVLFGLVYNPNEACSLNLVDHGRGYLGILLSCMIAEMAIIWLSMRGGILYTEPRESMQYVLYVRLAILVIEFIYAIVGIVWLTQYYTSCNDLTAKNVTLGMVVCNWVVILSVCITVLCVFDPTGRTFVKLRATKRRQRNLRTYNLRHRLEEGQATSWSRRLKVFLCCTRTKDSQSDAYSEIAYLFAEFFRDLDIVPSDIIAGLVLLRQRQRAKRNAVLDEANNDILAFLSGMPVTRNTKYLDLKNSQEMLRYKEVCYYMLFALAAYGWPMYLMRKPACGLCQLARSCSCCLCPARPRFAPGVTIEEDNCCGCNAIAIRRHFLDENMTAVDIVYTSCHDAVYETPFYVAVDHDKKKVVISIRGTLSPKDALTDLTGDAERLPVEGHHGTWLGHKGMVLSAEYIKKKLEQEMVLSQAFGRDLGRGTKHYGLIVVGHSLGAGTAAILSFLLRPQYPTLKCFAYSPPGGLLSEDAMEYSKEFVTAVVLGKDLVPRIGLSQLEGFRRQLLDVLQRSTKPKWRIIVGATKCIPKSELPEEVEVATLASTRLWTHPSDLTIALSASTPLYPPGRIIHVVHNHPAEQCCCCEQEEPTYFAIWGDNKAFNEVIISPAMLHEHLPYVVMEGLNKVLENYNKGKTALLSAAKVMVSPTEVDLTPELIFQQQPLPTGPPVPAGLALELPTADHRNSSVRSKSQSEVSLEGFSEGRLLSPVAAAAAARQDPVELLLLSTQERLAAELQARRAPLATMESLSDTESLYSFDSRRSSGFRSIRGSPSLHAVLERDEGHLFYIDPAIPEENPSLSSRTELLAADSLSKHSQDTQPLEAALGSGGVTPERPPSAAANEEEGGGGDGGGAAPGAELALHNGRLGDSPSPQVLEFAEFIDSLFNLDSKSSSFQDLYCMVVPESPTSDYAEGPKSPSQQEILLRAQFEPNLVPKPPRLFAGSADPSSGISLSPSFPLSSSGEPMDLSPTGLSSQECLAVDKIRTSTPTGRGASPAKQDDLVISAR